One window from the genome of Sardina pilchardus chromosome 12, fSarPil1.1, whole genome shotgun sequence encodes:
- the batf gene encoding basic leucine zipper transcriptional factor ATF-like, translating to MAQGSDSNDTSYTRSPSPGSTRGSQDDMRKVMRREKNRIAAQKSRLRQTQKADSLHLESENLEKENAALRKEVKRLREEAKYLTSVLNNHEPVCTGLSSPSSSDLLYGAHHGGYHQHIAVQHYPL from the exons ATGGCACAGGGCTCTGACAGTAACGACACCAGCTACACCAGGTCCCCTTCTCCGGGCAGCACACGG GGCTCCCAGGACGACATGAGAAAGGTgatgaggagggagaagaaTCGCATCGCCGCTCAGAAGAGCAGGCTACGACAGACCCAAAAGGCCGACAGTTTGCATTTG GAGAGCGAGAACCTGGAAAAGGAGAACGCTGCTTTGAGAAAAGAAGTGAAGAGGCTTCGAGAGGAAGCAAAGTATCTGACTTCAGTCCTGAACAACCATGAACCCGTGTGCACCGGCCTAAGCTCGCCCTCGTCCTCAGATCTGCTCTACGGCGCCCACCACGGAGGTTACCACCAGCACATTGCAGTGCAGCACTACCCCCTCTGA